TGGTCGAGATCGTCCTTCGTTGCCGGTCAGGAGTCGCATATGCCGACATTGGACATGAAACATCGCATTAGCTAGGAACGAGGAAATGATTAACGGAACGAGCATCCTCATGTTATTCCTGAACATCGATTCTTTGCACTGCCATTTCATTCACTGAACGAGGAGAACAAATCCAGCGTATCACACACTTGATGCCAAAGAATTATTGAGCGGAAACAGCACAGTTAAGCACAAAAGCAAAAGCTCTAGCACCGGGGCAGGTCTGCCGGCGGATGAGGAAGGGTCTCGAGCTCCCCTTTGCCGTTCTTCACTATAAACACTGATCCTAATCCCCATTACATGTGTATATCGATGTGACAATGCATGAACCAAACTCCTGCATATCATTAATTAAACTCGATTTATGCTGTGCATCTCCAAAAGAAATGAACGGAACGCGCTAGCAATCAATTACAAGCCTCGTTCCAATCACATAGGCGACACAATTACAAAGACAAGGAGGATCGGCTCACCTGGATTGTCTGCGACAAATCGAATTGCAGCCCATCCGCCCACGGGAACTCCAATTACGTTCAAGTAAGGCGGATCCACCAAGTTGAATTGTGTGGTTTGGGGATTATAGTTGCCGGAGCCATATCCAACTACATAGAAGCTATATCCATGAAGGTGAATTGGGTGGTTTTCCGTAGTGACCGTCCCTGTGTTCTGTAATATGAGTTGCACCCTAGTTCCATATTCAAGGACAAAGGTTCTAGTTCCGATCATCGATTGGGTGTTGTTAGGAATGTTATTAGGCGCCCCATTGACAAAGTCATAGAACTTCAGAGGCACACCAGGAAAATCCTCAGTGAACTGGCCGTTAATTCTATTGTAATAAGCTTCGAGAAGAGATATCTTGGGTTTGACAAAGCTTATATTGTTCATAGACGCAGCCATCGTCCCATTGTTCAAGCCCTGGCAATTTTGCTGTGGCGTTGGGGAATGGCATTGTTGAACATTTAGTCCTATAGTGTAAAAGAGATTCTGATCTATCTCCTTTGGAACATTACCAGAATTCAGACTCCTAAGCCCATCCATAACAGTCTTAACTGCAAGATTATCATTAAAAGTGGGTAGTCTAGCAGGCAAAGACAGGGAAGTGGGCAAAGCACCAAGGTATTGGAAGTATGCTATGGCCGATATGTTTTGAAAGGGTACACCCTGGGCTGACATGTAAGGACCCATGGCCATAGAATATTTTCCGATGGGCTGATCGGCTGTGACCAGGACATTCATCGTCTGGCCTGGGCCAAGCATCACCCGATCGGTTGTGAATGGCTTCGTGTACTCTCCATCAGCTTCAACAACGGTCATCCTGTGATTTGCAATGGAAAAGAAGTTTTCGGTGTTCAGACCTGCGTTTATCAGCCTCAGCAGGTAGGTCTTTCCTGGGACCACGTCAATCTCGTATACATCTGCAATTTTTGGCAATATGTATAACAGGAAACTAGTGGTGAGTCCATGCAAACACAAGATTATGTGCAGGTTGTCACTCACACTGGAGACTACTTAGGACCTACTGTTTTAAATTTTCCATCAGTCGCAGAATGCTGTAACTGGCAGTAAATTCCTAATCGATATCTAGCGAGAAGGCTTATCAAATAGATGGAGAACTCTAAGGGTCATAATTATTTGAGGTCAGAGTTTTGCTGAGAAGTACCATTGTTTGAGCAATTGTAGTTAGGGCCAGGATGGCCGTTGATCGTAAATGCATCAGCTGGTGGAGGACCTCCTCCGCTAGCTAAAACAGCTTTCTCAAGTTGTACTACATCCTTGAGCCAATATTCTCCTGTAATGTGGAGATTGTGGTTGAGAGATATTGAATAATtgaattttcatgcataactaTGCAACTGTCAGTGCAGTATACCAGATTTAAAGTTGGATGAATTTTGTTCAGAAACATGGTTAAAAAACTAGCAGGCAAAAATTATTTACCTAGAATAATGATGTGCTCTTCATAAGGATATGTAAAGGGATAAGGGACCCCTGTCTTTGGATACATGACTATAGCACCATGGACAGTGGCTCGAAGCCAAGAGACATGGGCATGCCAGAAAAGGGTGCCTTTCTGCTTTACCAATGTGAACTCATACGTAAAACTCTGTCCAGCTTGAATAGGACACTGGGTGATGTACGAGGGTCCATCAGACCAGCAGGATAGCATCTGCCGGATGCCATGCCTTCAATCAGCCGACACAACAGAAGAATACTCAAATTAGCAAATTCTTGTCCTCTGCCATGTACAAAAAGGATTTCCACATTTTCCTTACCAGTGAATTGTGACATTGTATGGACTCTCATTTGTAACTTTGACGATCACTCTATCATCTTCTTGGGCATAAACAACCGGTCCTGGATACATTCCATTGACTGTTACTATGTCCTTGGTGTTGCATAGCTTGGTAATCCTTGTGGTTTGCACCTATTCATTTGGAGTTACATACACAATTGTTAGATACTAGTGTCAAGCATGGAACAATGAGAACTAGAACATAGAGAGTACGAGCAAATCAGGTAAATAAATAGACATCTGACAGATGCAAATCAGCAAGACCTTGAAGTCATAGAACCTGGTCGATCTTCCTCCAGGCCACTGTGCAAGAACATGCAGAGGGCTGAAACAAGATATTAATGCGGTAATGGAGAGCACGAGCCCCATGGTTAGCTTCTCCATCAAGGGTTAGAACAGGAGATTGAGGATGATGAGGCTTATAGGGCAGGGTCATTTAATAGAGAACGAACCTATCTaatcatatttaaaaaattcgagataaagaaaaaagatagtgACTCTTTATTGTGGTCGTCATCTTTCATGATTCCTTCGTGATGAACTCAACGAAATAAGGCGATGGGGGAGTGATTATTTGAAGAGCTGACCAATCTGCCAAAGAATTTAATTCAGCTACTTCTATCTCTGTGGTTCTTTACTATTAAAGCTGAAACAGTTGGGGTACCTGCTCCGTTGTACCGTGTCAAAACCACAGCAGGACAATTAGCCGCTGCATTCACTTCTTATATCGTCTTTCTCAGTGTACAAGCTTTGGGGGAGCTATGTTTAAGCACGATCACATTGGTATTTGCTTCTCTTGAAAGTTCAAGTGTATTGTCATTTCATAATACGCCATGTGCAAGGAGGATAGGTGAGgggaaagaaaatttgaaatccttcAAAAGACAGAGATAAATACTACGTGCTGAGACAAATTCTCTGTGGGGAACTCTTTCTCTTACCTTCATGCTTCGTTTCATGACCTCCTCCTCCTGGCAGTCATATCCTATATTTGTGTTTCTACCAGCATAGTTAGGCCTTGAAGCGCTATCATTACATGCTGTACTTCCGTAAATTTTCTTTGATATCTCTGTCCCTAGCCTTTCCCATGTTTAGTCAATCATCTTATCATGATGAAGTATGAAAGTAGGTAGCTGCATATAAGACCTATTAAACCATGGAAGTATCATCCTTCTTGGTATCCCTCCTATAATCTGGATATATATCCTAGGAATTAGTTAATGTGGCAGTTGTAATATAAAACAATCCAAAACAAACACTAGTCTAAGACAACGAAGCAAAAAGGTTGAAGATTCTAAGTCTGAGCGGCACCTTTTTGCACTATacatatttttgtttgtttcacatCCTCTAACTTATACGTCAACATCCAAATCCCAGATCAGAATAGCCCGCATCTTTTATGTGCATGCATTGCATGCACAGATATGCATTATATGCAACATCATATGAATACTTCTTGTTCTTGTCGACTGTCTCGACTATTCAAATGCTCAAGCGTGACAGGCAATGACAAAACACTCTCCATTGTTGACCTTATTCTTTTTGAAAACTTTGTTTGAGTACTACACCATAACTAACTCTTTGAAATATGTCAAGTACTCTTCTCAGAATTCAGGGCAAATGGACCCTCCCTATAAGAGCCTTCTTTGACTTATTGTCTGAATAAACTGCGTGACCTGCAGGACTGACCTGAACAAATTGGAGCTACCTGCAGCGCCATAAGTTATTCTATTTCCCAGCAACCCCCCCCAAGAGTCAAGATTATGCATGACAATTTTCACATCTTACATCCAAAGTAGAGGgttttaatcaaaatcaaataatgCACGACTGTTAGTATTCTTGAAGTGATAAAGGGCAAGTTCCTGTGCTTAGCAGGAATTACAGTCCAAACTACAGATAAGCATAACAAAACAGGGCGAAAAACTTACACCCTAGGAGCAAAAGAAGCTCGACTCTAACAAAGTCTTGCTAGTGAGCTTCAGAAAAAAAGGCTGTTTAGGAAGGAGAAAGACTGACTTGCTCTTTGCCATCATTTGCTGAGATTCCTTATGTAATATTGTCTTTATTAAGTAATCCAAACAGAAACACAAACAGGGTTGCTATCATGTTGAATGGATTCATCCTGAGCTGTAACTTTACAGGAGGTGTACACCCCCAAAATGGACTCTTTTGAGAGACCAAGGAGATAACTCATCTTCCAGCCCATTTCCCACCATTTTGTGTGCTAACTGACATCGTTGGCAGAGGAATTAGGAAATTATGAAGATTCGGAGAAATGGTACGTAGAGACATTCAAACACCAGCCTCTGCTCTCCCCCATACAGCTTCTCTTTAATTTAAAAGTGCTTATATTTACTTCACTTTTGTCTCCTACTTCATCCTTAACGCTGTATTTTTCTGTGGATAACACGTAACATGGTGCAACTGACTTGAAAAATAAGCATTCGAGACTTCGTCTTCAAACTGTGAATGAAAGTACCTTAAGGCCATAATCAGGTGAGAATAATGACAAGCATGGCAGCTTGATCATTATTCCACACGACTGAAATACCATGCATGGCGAAGCAATTGAAAAACCAGATTTGCCATTCATGGTAGGCCAAGACATCCCTTGCATAACAAGGAAGAGGATTCCAATAAAAGGAAGCCACAGACCATATTCTTTTCCCCTGTGAGTTTCCTTAATGTACATATTCAGAGAAATGCTGACCATCATTCGTAATGGTATGTGGATTCTGAACAGCTATACAGGCTGAACCTATAAGATAGCAACTACAActcaagaagaaaataacaaaGATCATTGCACAAACCTGGTATATCACCATACTGCACCCACAcaaaaattcatcaagagacAAGTACAACACAGTGGAAGTTGAGTACATAAGCATTTTTTTTGAGTCAATCTAATTGACAAAGCTGGTCAACATGCTTGTGTATCTTGACAAGCTTCGTCTGTTTGATGTTACAGTGAAAGTTTTTATAACCTAACAACAAATTACAATGACAACAAAATAGCATGTTAATTCTCAATGAGAATTGGGGGTCTACCAAGAGCTTCCAGTAGATGCATCTTGGATTCAGAGAAACTAGGTAATACACGTTTGTTTATAAATGGGTAAAACCACTTTTCTCCGTATCCTGGGAATCTCGCTGATAGAAGAAATCCACCTAATATTTCTTCGTTCAAATTAGCCAACATATACCTACAACAAGCTTAAAGCCTTAAACTACATATAGTTGCTTCCATATAGTTCAATTGCACAAAAGTCTACAACCAGGAAGATCCACAATGGATATTTCTTTGGCTACACAGAATCTCAACCATAATCAGCTAAAGAACATGTTGCTTTCATGATACACTCCCTAGCAAACAAAAAAGAGTCGGCTCATACCAGTTACCGCTGACGAGACATATAAATGAGTTCAACCAAACTGGAACTTATGAAACTCCACATAAGAATTTCAATGAAGCAGACCATCACATAGACAGTGGAACATCATCATCATGACCAAAATCACATAGGAGATGGTCTTACCACATAAAATCCTACTAAATAGTTTCGCAGAAACAGATACTGCCCACACTCTAGCCCATTCAAATAGAGTAAGTCCCTAGACATATATTGGAAATCAGTATATTTATTACCAAAATGGCAAATGAATCCCACTGATAACTGATGAACTCAAtcaactcttttgttttttttccctcacaGATAGACCTAACATAACACCTTCAATGCATACAGCTTCCCAGCAGACTGCTAGGTAACATGTACGAGCCAAAAGCAAAAACATCACAGCAAGCGATATATGCTAGTGGAGATATAGCCGTAAACTCAGCAGCTGTAGTAAAATTCAAAACCTGAAACAGCAAAAATGTCTGTAATCTACGCCTGAAAATAATTGCTGTGATCAGCTAGAATCAGAACCATGAGAATGTCATTGTCTTCGCCCAGAGAAACTCAACTCTTATCTCACCACGTGATTACGAGGATGTCCATCGGCATGGGATGCCAAAACCAGCCCACGTAGTAATAAATTCAAATGCAGACGGCTACCCATCTGAGAATATTTAGCGAGCATTTAAGCTCAATTGTCATGATTCTGAATATAAACGGTTCAGCTTTCATTCATTTAGGGGCAGAAATCTAGCAGCAACATCCAGTTCCGGTCTGAAAATGGAAAATCGTAACACAGCAAGGACATCTAGCTAGACAGCCCGAAAGCCACAGCTCTCTATCTACACAACACTTGACGACGAGCATCAGACAAAGCAAAATTACATCTTTCTCGTTTATTTGTTCACCAGAATTCAACAGGAAACGACCCTTTGAACGGAGGATGTAAACACAATGGATCGGAGGGGAAACCAAAGCTAATTAGTGAGGcagggggtgggggtgggggtggggatAGGGGTGGAATTGCCGGCGGTGGGAAGGGGCTCGTGAGAGATGGGCTTGTTAAGCATGAGAGGACGGTGGTCCTTGgactcgtcgtcgtcgtcgagaTCGGTGGTGCTGAGGTTGATGCAGGAGCACCTCTCGAGGGAGGCGAAGAAGGCGGAGGCGACGCTGGTGCCCACCCAATTGGCCATCCTGTCCAGCTTCTCGCACGACATGAATCCGCAACCGTTCTCTTGCtgcatcttcctcctcctcctcctcctccttctcaggCGATGTGGGATCAGGGCCCGATCTGAGACTTTGGGGAAAGCGAACCGATTATGgttggagggagggagagagagagagagatgaagaaatGAGCGCTTGGCCAGCGGACGGTTGATTGATTCCGAGTCTTTTGTCGTTTTTCCCGGTATAATTTATAATTTGCTTTTCAACGCATTTATGATCAGTATTGCTACGACACTCAATTCATTGGAAATTAGAATGTCTGTTAACAAAACTTTAATAAACAATTATGTAGTGAATCACTTGCATGAATCTGGATTAATTTGGACCATAGTTCTACATTTAAGGCAAGTGAACTCCTTCGTATTGATTAACacaagattttcatttttctgtctTTAAATTTGAACGTTTTTCTCACTCGAGTTCTTGGACTCAAGTTAACTTTTTCGACCAAGATTTCTCCCTCCCGCTGGCCCCAAACTTGGTTTATCGGTCATGCTGTATCTTTGATGGTCGATAAGAGTATAATGTGGAATGCTTGAGTACAATCCTTCCTTCCAAATCCGAATATGAATAATCATTTATGTCGTGTCTTTTGAAGTTAAGAATCTTAGAAGAACAAAGATGTTCGATTCTTGATCTCAACGTACAATTATTGAGATGATTATCACTATTTAAATATAGGACTTCGCTTTTTTTGCTCTTCGTTTGGCTGAAAAACTCTCAAACAATGTGTTGTGATCATTTTACTCACTATGGGTCCCACCTTTCACCAtttgttttttcgttttcttcttttgcgaTTCCCactttcttttatcttcatctttctccctccttttactttcttttcttagaTGTTTAAGATGGTTTTTGCATCATATTTCGTAGTGGGTGCTagataaattgattaaatttggAGTTTTGGTTAATGTTGAGTAatgtggtaatttttccttgtgATTGGATCGGGGTCAATGAAGAATGAAGGtgtactttttttaaaaaaaaattcttctatcatctcttcttcttttatgtcTGGGAAAAGTGGGTATTAATTCATTCTTTGTTTACTGTTGAAACTGATTAAACTTAATGCTTTTTAGGATCGCTAGTGAGGAATTTTGGCATTCCTGAGTTTTTCTCCTTGTGGGGATTCTATTTTGCTTTCACCAAGTGAAAAAAGAGGTTTATTGTTGTCgcaaattaggtgtcaacaatcatcCCACTAACGATTAAACTTATTGTTTTCTTTGATCCTATTAGGATAGAGCatgcatttgattttttgagtGGATTTTGATTATTCTTATCATTGAAAATTTCCCCGGACTAATTTGtttgacatcttttttttttttttacaatctaTTGCAGAATGATTTCAAGATGCACGTTTGATATCTCCCTATACTAATGGTCTAATTATGGTTCGATTCAAGCACCggatgaatgtttttttttttttcaaagagatgTCGGTGTTCGTCTCATTTGAGTAGGTTAATTGAAACTATTTACCATTTTGTTTTCAGTTCTTGAGAAAGTGAAAAATCAATGGGCACGTCATCATATGCGTTTTCGGATAGTCGCCGGTAAAGTCTATTAGTGGCGGTGCATAATATGGTTGGTCCCCTACTCTATATTGTATTGGGTTGATTTTGAATAGGGAAAGGGCTTCCAATTGTTGCTCAGCCACCAATTAGACCGAGAAAACATCATTCGACTGACATGTGCTTTTACGGAGGTAGTTATGGTAGCATTTTCTCTAAATGAATTGTTGGCATACTTAGGCAGCTTTTTTTCCGTGCATTTTTGCTTTCAATTTACCAACGGCCTACTTTATTGTCTTCTACGTAGGGTTATTCCACGTAGGCAGTTCAGACCAGCATCATACATTCTTGACATGGAACCCCGCAAGAGACATGCTTTTAACCTTAAATCCCATGCAGATGAAAGTGAGGAGATTATCTTTTGTCTTAGTTTTTGTGGACATCGCATTGGTTGCAATCCTCTTTCTCGCATATCTATTTTGTATAATAGACTTCTTTTCACACCTACGTATTGGATTCCCGCACCTGCAATGTCGTCTTGGAGGCGAATCTCAGGTGCGACAATAACTATCTCGACAAGAATCCTCCACTTGGAGGCCACCTCACAACCTTAAATCCCATGGACTCTTGCACTCTACATCGTCCTCAACTCCATGCCATGTTTTTACAAAAAAGCTTGGAAGGGGGAGCTATAAGAGAGAAATAAAATTAcggcaagaaagagaaagagagaacgaTGAAAACCAAAGAAAGTGGGACCTGCAGCaatagaaccaaaaaaaaaaaaaaacaccaagaataataataaagagaTCATCATATTACAAAAGTTATAAATCCCTTGATTCTAGCATTTGTAATTTTGATTGATGTATCCAAATTCTTCTACCTTGATACTCCCCCTCAAATTGGCAATGCAAGAATACCAAATTCCCAATTTGCGACATAAGTTTCCAATGTACTCCTAGACAAGGGTTTTGTGAAGACCTCGACACTGGATCGAGCAACTGTTCATCGCTTCTTAGCACTCCATGAGAAACTGTTGCTACCTAAGACAGTACAAACTTCAATAGTTGATCATCGAGTCAAGGGACAACTTgtccaatttgcatcacaaaAAGCATTCAAGATTTACATGCCTCGATCCGTTGTGCCGCTGACATAAATAAAATGCGCTCAATTTGAAAATGGCCCACACTAGGTTGATGCATGAATTGATAGACAAAATTGACTCCATATGAAATATTCGGTTATGTAATTGTGAGATATTGAAGAGCTCCAACGATACTTCGTTACAGTGTAGAATTCGAATTAGTGTTGCATCCGCACTAAAATGAGAGCTAGTGGCCATAGGTGTGGAAACCGACTTACAGCCCTCCATTTGTGCACATTTAAGAATTGATAAAGCATATTGTTGTTGGCACAGATAAAGACCACTGAGAATATCTCAACTTCCACACATAGAAAATAGGGTGATGGCCTCATTTCATTCATTGCAATTTCGCTACTCAACTAGAGATGAACCCATCAAGCAATTTTGGATCATCGCATGTAATGATCATGCCCATCCGCGTATGAAAATAAAGTTGGAATGCCACGATCCGATTTTTGAATAAATAATGAAGGATTCGAAATGCTGCAAAAAAAATCGCATGCCAAAAGAATTGAGCTACATTGATCAAACCATGCTCTTGGTACTTGTCTGAGGCCATACAAAGCTCTCTCCAGTTTGCAAACATGAGACAAGTGATTTTCGTCCTCAAAACCGGGCGATTGCTCCATATGAACAAGCTACAATAAGAAAATCCATATAAGAAGGTATTTTTAATATCTAATTCTTTAATGGGCCAACCTTTAACAGCAGCATGGTGAGGACCGCTCTTATGCTTCCTGGTCGAACAACCGGCGAGAATATCTCAAGGAAATCTACTCTTGGTACTTGAATATATCCATTGGCAACCAATCTTGCTTTTAATCATTCTAATGTACCATCGGCCTATAACTTAGACTTAAAACCCATCTACATCCCACAACATTACTATTTGAAGGACATGGAACAAGAGTCCAAGTTTTATTCTGATGTGATGCCTCGAGTTCCTCTTTCTTTACCGCCGACCACCTTGGATGCTTTAAAGCGGGGTGTACATTGTTCGGCTCCTTCGGTATAAACTCCATCATATGAAAATTGGCATATTTTGGATTAGGCTTCACAATCACAACACGTGCTCGAGAAACCATTGAATGATTTTGAGTAAGTGAATGTGCTACTGAAGAGTTATGAAGACCATCCAAGGAGGAATATTCATTTGCCAAATTGCATGGAGAATCAAGCGGAGCACCAGATGAGTCACCAATTTCAACATGATTTTGGCGAACATGTGATTCACTATTGACTTCATGAAAATTATCCCAAGTTGCAGAATTCAATAAGTCATCATACGGTTGATCCGAGTTAGCAGAGAACGCACCTTATTGCAATACAAAGGTGAAAATTTTGAGTCGGATGTTAGAGTGTCTTCATTTGGCCAACTTATAAATTCATATATCCCCACTTTATCACTTTGATCCTGAAATAATGAGATGAGCACAAGATAGGGAAATACGGTCTCATCAAAGACGATGTGCCATCGGATGTAAATTCGACCAGTCGGAGGATAGATACATCATGTTCCTTATGGCGATCACTGTAGCCGAGAAATAGACATGGTAACAACGGAGGATCAAACTTATTCTTAGTGTAGTCCCTAAGATAAGGAAATCACCTACAACCAAAAACTCTCATAAAACTATAATCTGATTTTCTGCCAGATAAGAATTCATAAGGTGATGTTTAACACCCTTGTAGGAAGTTGagtcaagagaaaaattgcCATTTGAAAGCTTTCGACCGGGTACTTTTTAGGAATTTCGCTTCAATAAGCATCATCAAGCTAATTTCACATATTTTGCCTATGTTTTCACTTGACAACTCCATTATGTTCCGGAGAATTTGGGCAAGTTAAttaacaatcccattcttttgCAAGTGGATCAAGAAATATGCTCGGATTGAAAGATTTTAATAAGCCCTTCAAAGCGCATTtccaaatatttctcaaatttgagaaaacatgcATAAAAATCAGATTGTTGCCATAATGGAAACAACCAAGTATATAGCGTATGATCATCCACAAAGCAAACATAGTACTGAAACCTTTGAAATGAGGTTATCGGAACATTTCCCCACAAATTACAATGTATCTTTTCAAAAGACTTAGTAGTACTAGTTTCGGAAGGCCAAAAAAGAAGTTTAGATGCTCGCCTCCTTTGACAACTACTTCACATGATAGTAGGTTTATTCAAAGTAGTAACGGTAATATCGCCTTTATTTTGCAATCGTCGATTGTGGACGTCCCAACCTTTTATGCCAGGTCCTTTCATCAACTTTCCCGAACCAGTTTGAGAATAGTCCTTCTTTTGGCACCTTTAAGGTACATAAATCATATCCTTTATCACAAAATCAGTGTcagaaaactcaaaatttagAGGATATCAGTTATAAAATGGCTCACTGATAATAGATTATTTTTCATATGATGAACAAATAGAACATTTTTTAAGTCAACACTCACTTGGCCCAAATTGATTTGAGCATCACTAGTATGGAAATATCAAGTGAATCACCATTTCCAACCATAACACTATCTTTTCCCATATATGGTCATAAGTTGAAAAGGTTACCTTCATCTCCGGTCATATGATTTGAAGCTCTAGTATTAGTGAACCATTTTGAATCCCGACTTTGTTGAGCAATAAGTGTAGCAAATGCTTTTGGCACATATGATTTTGCTTGTTCCTTTCCCAAGCTTATCAATCTTTTTTTGATCGAATTGTGGCTTCCTTGCGAATGCATAAAATCAGCCCGAGAATTTCTTATTCTTGGACTGTTGAGAGAAAACCCCCTCCCatgcaaagaaaaattaagttgTTGGAATTGTTTTCCCTCCTTATTGCTCTTAAAATTGCTTCTCCGACCAAAGAAAGCCGTCAAAGCATAAGAGAGCTTTTATTTGTCAGCCAACTCTCAAAGCTTGCAATTGTGAAATCAAATCAGAGAATATTGGCATTGGAGGTTTCTAACATGGAGATTGTGAATGAATCATATTGATCACCTAAGCCATTCAAAACAAAGAGACCCTTCTTTTTATCCTCGAGAGGACATCCGATAGcggataattaattaaaatatttttgaaaagtacCAAGATACTCGTGAAGAGATGAAAAATTATCTTTATGGTTTGGATTTGTAGAGAAATTGAAACTTCACGTGCCTCTCATACCTAGGCAAAATGTTTTGTAAAGCTAACCACACCTTAGCACATGTTTTCAAGTCTACTACTTGAGCAAGAACTTCTTCAGAGAGCGTCGCAATAATCCATCCCCGCATAAGGCGATCCGACCTCTTCTGTAGTAAAAACTTTGGATTTGTCACTTCCTCTAATTTTTCTCCACTAGTAGAGGATGTGATTGTTG
This sequence is a window from Rhodamnia argentea isolate NSW1041297 chromosome 3, ASM2092103v1, whole genome shotgun sequence. Protein-coding genes within it:
- the LOC115753591 gene encoding laccase-6; the protein is MEKLTMGLVLSITALISCFSPLHVLAQWPGGRSTRFYDFKVQTTRITKLCNTKDIVTVNGMYPGPVVYAQEDDRVIVKVTNESPYNVTIHWHGIRQMLSCWSDGPSYITQCPIQAGQSFTYEFTLVKQKGTLFWHAHVSWLRATVHGAIVMYPKTGVPYPFTYPYEEHIIILGEYWLKDVVQLEKAVLASGGGPPPADAFTINGHPGPNYNCSNNDVYEIDVVPGKTYLLRLINAGLNTENFFSIANHRMTVVEADGEYTKPFTTDRVMLGPGQTMNVLVTADQPIGKYSMAMGPYMSAQGVPFQNISAIAYFQYLGALPTSLSLPARLPTFNDNLAVKTVMDGLRSLNSGNVPKEIDQNLFYTIGLNVQQCHSPTPQQNCQGLNNGTMAASMNNISFVKPKISLLEAYYNRINGQFTEDFPGVPLKFYDFVNGAPNNIPNNTQSMIGTRTFVLEYGTRVQLILQNTGTVTTENHPIHLHGYSFYVVGYGSGNYNPQTTQFNLVDPPYLNVIGVPVGGWAAIRFVADNPGVWFMHCHIDIHM